DNA from Eubalaena glacialis isolate mEubGla1 chromosome 2, mEubGla1.1.hap2.+ XY, whole genome shotgun sequence:
cctggaAGGGTGGAAGAAAATGTCCTCTTCCCCAACAGAGCCAAGACCTTTCCTGTGTCATTGGGAACCTCACAATCAAGTCATAAATGTAATCACTAGAGACCCAAGTGACGTAATTATCTGAATAGCACATGGCTAACTTCCCAGAAGCAGCCAGAGGTATTCAAAGAGCCACTTAACTACACAGCTACTAACTAGTTAGTGCAGAAGGATAAGACACTTTATTTCAAGCAACTTTTTAACAGATAATGGGGGAGTAAAATATTTTGGGAATATATGGAAATAACCAAAGTAGTTTTCTCTTAAACAGCAACTTTTCATTGGCAcctttaaaattatctttgattTCCTAGAAATTACTAGCATGGATTATGAACGCTGTGTGGTGCAGTGGGACACGTCTAGTCCCTGGAACTGCGTATATTCACTGGGcgatacatattcttttttcgttcctggttcctcatctgtaaaatgaggggttgATAGATAGTCTCTGAGGTCCCTCTTCTAATTCCGACTGTAGGATGTTGGTAACATGACTCTTATATGAAAGAAGGTACTCCAGTAATATGGAGAAGAACTATAGTTTGGCAGAGAGGCTGGGGAAAATCATTCTAGGAAAAGAGGAATGGCTCTGGCTATTGTTGAAAGAGCAGATGTGAGCTTATAAGCAGTCAAAACTAAGGGGTTTGCCGAGTTACTGTTGTAAGCATTTGCCAGTGTGATTCATAAATTAAAGTAGATGGCCAAGAAAGTGGACCACAGCAGGCCAGTGAAACCcctctttagtttttatttaatctttatttgaGCAAAGAACAATCTCTGTAAACAGCTATTCTCCGAACACATTGAAATATCTGGGGAAGAGTGAATGGGCACAGAACAAGAGTTTGTTGAAAATAGAATGTTTAATGTTTGTCTTTGTTTGGAAATATAGGTGGGTCAGCGGGACTTTGTCCCCATCCTCCCTCAATCAATAGTGTCCCTTACTTCCTGGAGGTAGAGGTGTGACCCTTATTTCCATGTGGGCTTCATCCTCTTTTAACCATTACTTCTGTTACTAAATAAGTTTCATGCTTATAGACCTAAAATATTTTGAGTTATGAAGGaatttagagattaatcccttcCCTCCATCATCTACTTTTATAATTAGCCTAAAGGACAGAATTAAACATATGTACTCTGCATAAAGGGAAAAGTACACCAGCACTAAGGCCTTAGAAGGAGAACCCATGCTTCCTGTGTCCATGTGCAGGAAAGCTATTGgcttgaaggagagagagaaaaacatttcAGGAAACGGGGGATGGCTTTAAGTTCAAGCTGTCAGAACATATGAGCATTTTTTTCAAATGGCAATTGCTTCACATTTATTAAAGTTACTGACAAAAAGATATAACATTCATTAATCATAGATTATAGGTAGTCCCTCAGTATCCAAGGGGGATTAATTCCAGGACTCGCCAAGGGTACCAAAATccgatgctcaagttccttatataaaatggcatagtatttgtatATAATCTGTGCACATCCTccctatactttaaatcatctttagattacttataatacctaatacaatgtaaatgctatgtaactaGTTGCTGGGGCACAGCAacttaaaaattttgctttttggaagtttctagaattttttttcaaatattttcgatccatagttggttgaatctgaggatgggGAACCTGTGGATGTGGAGGGTTGACTGTAGTTCCTCATTATAAGTATTTTGAGTAAGCACTTAGATGCATTTTAATGAAATagtaaaactttcttttttaatttttttcaaaatcttatATTCTGTTTCATCATAACCTCATTGTGCCaaggtgaaaagaaaaacaattagaatGAAAGCAATCATTCACCATTCACCAGCTGGCTTTTGGCATTGTCAGCTCTATGGACAGGTTGTGAAATCTCCAAAGGTTGTCGAGTGAAAccccagaggaagagaaaggactcGGCTGTGTTCAGAGGCTGAAGGCTGCCCCCCAGCACTACTGCATAACTCTAAAATCAGAGGCTGATCTGTTTGTGTGAGCTGGTGCTTGCACTGGTGTTTCAGGCCATGGGACTGTATGTGTGCGATTTTGGAGTGGAGTATCTAATCTCTGCTTTTAGGCGATTTATCAGACTAGGGTGGGGTTATGTTGATCAAGTCATCTTGATCCCCACAGACTGTGGGAGTTGGCTGCTGCTTCCTGGTCCAGGACTGCTGAGGCAATCAGGGTGTCAGCAATGGGTCTGGCAGCCTTCTCTGCAACAAGTGACTGGTttgataactctttttttttttttttttttttttggccgcatgaaGCATCATTGTaagatcttatttccccaaccagggatggaaccctcgccccctgcattggaaagaggagtcttaaccactggactgtcagggaagtcctgataacttttttttaaatgatattatttGTATTAATAAATCTGAACTCACTACTAGAAGAAAAAGATCTTCAGATTGAATCACGAAGCAAAACCCAGCTGTGTGGTTTGTAACGGttgataactttttaaaactcaatTCTTCAGTTTGTGTTTAAAAGGTGATGTGTGATTAATTTACAGTAGGTGCCCCTCTCAAGCAGTGTGTTTGCCCATGAAAGGAAAGTGAGTGTTTGGGCACGTCGTTAGAGCCCGTAGAGCCCCACATCCCACTACTGCTCTTTGCTCTgttaaaaaccaaaattcaaccTAGTAAATTTGAAGACCTAATTGACTCTGTTGAACGATTCACGAATGGGACAGCATCTCATCTAGTAGATAAGAGGTGCTCCGAGGAGCTCTCCAatggaaggctttttttttttttttttaaaggaactcctttatttatttatttatttatttatggctgtgttgggtcttcgtttctgtgcgagggctttctgtagttgcggcaagcgggggccactcttcatcgcggtgcgcgggcctctcactgtcgtggcctctcttgttgcggagcacaggctccagacgcgcaggctcagtagttgtggctcacgggcctagttgctccgcggcatgtgggatcttcccagaccagggctcgaacccgtgtcccctgcattggcaggcagattctcaaccactgcgccaccagggaatccccccaATAGAAAGCTTTTATAGTCAGAAGCTGGATGAGGCAAGAAAGTTattagcaaaagaagaagaaagggttgTTTCAGTCAAGGGCCCCTGCTGTTTGATTTCAGAGTTTCCTCATAAGAAAAACTGGCTTACATAATACCCACCTCACACAGTCTTGGTGACGGTTAAATGTAGTCATGTATATGAGCGCTTCATAGAGTGAAAGGTAACACTGATTATTATGATGATTTCAAGTGCATTTGTTTTACTGGTAGGCAGCCTGTCTTCAGTTGACACCTAAAATACAGGGAGACTGAAAACTTGGAGGTGGGTGGATGACAATAGAAGGTTAAGGATTTTTAAGAAGATAACAGTGTCCTAGATCCAACATCAGTGAAGGTGGGTGCTGATGGTTTGTGAAATAGTTGGCCTCCTGCTGCTACCTGATATTTGAAACCATAGGATCTATAAGTGATCCTGGTGACCTTCAGTCCACTTTCTATGCAGGCAACGAATCCACTTTGCGAGTGGATGCAATGTCAGTGTTGCATTGATGGTGGAGATAATCAATTTTACAACTGTGCTACAGGAAACAGAAGATTGAGTGCTCACAGTTAGTCATTTGTGGACaggtaaagaagaaaggaaagagaagcccAGGACATATGATAAGGATATTTCCGAGGGTTAGTAAGAGTTAGTAGCTGGGAGGTTGAGGTCAAAGGCAGGGTGCTAACAGCTGCCACATAACCTTCTCTGGAAGTGCTTTCCTGGTTCTGTGAAACCTACTTAGCACCCTTTCATGAAACCAAATTATGTGGGTAAACAGAAAGCACAGTGGAGAAGCATTCTGCCGAGAGACCCCATCTTACTCTGCAGGCTTCTTCTGAGGCAGTTCTTAGAGCTGGCCCAAGAAGCGACATCTTCTGGATCCAGATCATTGCATGGgaacaatgaaacctcagtcctGTCCTGGGCAAAAGTAAGAACCACGATGTCAGGAAAAGCAACTTTGGGACACGAGGCCATGTTTATCAAACTTTGTCTCTGGAACACATCTCTAATCTATTCAGGTGGATTAATAGTTGGCCTGGTCATGCCCAGGGAAGAGGTGAATGACTCTCATTGTTTGTCCAAGAGCAGTGTCCTTGGTTTGCCTGTCTCTGCAGAATTGGGGATTTTTGGATCTAGTCTCCCCACCCTGTTCATCTGATCACTATATAATCAGAACCAAGAGGGGCCTCCAGGTTCACACAGCTGGAACCCATCTCCAGGAACAAACAGCTGGAACCTCTCTTCAGTTGGAGGGAAACTTCCAGGTTTTTGTAAGATTCTTCCATCTGAgtaatctgttgttttatttatttacttgtttgtttgtttatatactATTTTTAGCTGTCCATCCATTTCAGTGAAACTATTTCCCCCCTTTTAAAGCCTCTGGGCCCAAGCTCAtgaattaagaagaaaatgaattagattccaaagtttaaaatgaaaacagatttctTTGGGGGATATCCtatatcaggggtccccaacccctgggctgtgGGCGGGTAGCGGTCTGCGGCCTgctaggaaccgggccgcacagcaggaggtgatcGGCGGGAGCGCAAAGCTCCGTCTGCCGCTCCCCACCGCtctcattactgcctgaacctTCGCCCCACCCCCGTCCGTGAGAAAATTGTCTTCctcaaaaccggtccctggtgccaaaaaggttggggaccactgtcctATATGTAGATAAAGGGAAATTAGTGCGACTAGGAGCAAGTGGAGGTTTAGGAGAGACTCCTAAATTGTGATAAAATCCCCAAAGATTTGGGAAAGCTGTTTGCTGAAGGGCATCCGgaagctccccccccccccatatagGCATTGTATGTGGCTtaacaagaaaagaaacagaaagtatatttttagctctgttttcttttctttttctatatttatttatttggctgcgccgggtcttagttacgGCACATGAGATCTtcgatcttcgttgcagcatgtaggatctttccGTTGCGGCCTTCGAACTTagttggcatgtgggatctaatctagttccctgaccagggatggaacctaggTCCCCTGCTCTGGGAGCACGGcgtcagccactggaccaccagtgaagtcccagcTCTGTTTTCTTACAACCTTCCCTGATAATTTCTTTCCTTAAGAAAGTTTTGGGGgagttccctagtggtccagtggttaggactctgtgcttttactgcggagggcgtgggttcaatccctggtcagggaactaagatcccacaggccgtgcagtgggatcaaaaaaaagaaagaaagttttgGGTGCTCTTTGAAAGCAAAGTGGGACACATCCCAAGATCAAAAGAAGGTACACTGACCATAGTTACTCGTCATTAAAGGTCAAGGTAATTCCCTGGTGCATAAAGTTTGGTGGATCCCTTGAATACAAAATATTGcctgtggggagaggaagagaatgttaatttttataaagaccAAGGGATTGGTTTGAGACAGAGGATAAAGTTAGTCTAAAGAACATTTGGAACAAATTCCACTGACACTTATGTGCTTAGGTCTAGAAGGATATGTGTAAATGAGTCTGACCACCCTTGACCAAATGTGAGGCTCTGCACCGTTGGCCTAGGCAGATTCACTTCTGTACCACAAATAAtctcttatttgttttcttccaatTCCCTTTTACCTCTCTTTTTGGGAAATTTAGAATTGCATATATGCTTGTGGAAGGTGTGAGTGGGGGGAGCAGATGTTATATAGTGGTGGCCACTATCACCAGTGGTGTGTATTTGCTGGGATTTGGTTTCTGGATGTCTCAGGGAGTCAAGATTACAATAGGCCTGAGCAAACTTTAGCTGAGTTGTTATAGAACGAACGTGTAAATTTTGTAAGTCAGAAACAAAGATATTCCTTTACCTCCGCAGATTGGGACATGAGGACCTtcaacctcccaacaaacaagtGGCTTTTTAGGGTGACAAGCCCTGAGGTAGGGTCATCCCAGTGCCTTAACTACAAGTGGTATGGGCTGGACTTACACACCGAGCCTTCAGGGATGATGCATACCAGTGAGATTGGGCTGCAGACCATCCTATCatctctttcttccagctggTGCCTTGTGCCACCAACTAAACTTACACAAACTTATCTTTACAATTCCATGGTCACTGGACTTTTGCTAGTGAAACTAGAAAGGCTCTCTTATGCTTAATGAGAACCAGGGAATTTCAAACTTTTAGAGCAAGCagctctcattttatagatgaacaaATTTAGGCCTggagaagaaaatgaagtcagtcattaaaaaaaattattattgacgGTCTACTGTGAGGCAGGCAGTATGATACAAGGTGAATAATATGAGTCCTGCCCTCCTGTAGATTATGCACCAGAAGGAAACACTGAGAAGTAAACAGGTAACTGTTCGCTCAAGATCCCATGAATAGTGGTTTGGGAATGGCACCCATGAAACCTGACAAGAGGTAAATCTTTATTTTGTAGGCATATCCTGAGCTTTGTGACTTTTGCTTTGACACTGGTGAGCTGTCCTTGGGCTTAATATCTAAAGCGTAGAGTGTTTGGACAGAAACTGTAGACAGACCTGCCAGCTCACACCCCCTTCGGTGAACAGCAATATCCCCTGTACAATACTGGCACCTCCTACAAGGACCCACTGTTTTCTCTACAGCGTGGGAGACAGCGTTCCTATCCACCACTGCCACCTAATGACTCTTTTGGGTACTACCAGCTCAGGTTCTACTCCCAGATTTTTGGACTCTGGGATTCTGGCCTCTGCTCCCTGTGTGACCTTTAAGGACCCTTCCAACCTTGACAGCCTGCCATTCTACAATTGCCTGTGACATTAGAAGGCAATATTTGTCCATCGCAGAGCAAGAGACTTAACTGATTACAATTCAAGAAAACTTTGTCTTCCaaaaaactagaaagagaaaacacacCCAGGAGACTGAAAAGCACAATGTAAATGTAAAGAGCTTGGCGCATGGGGAGCATGGCAGCCCAGCAGCTGTGCTGGAGCAACGGCCATATAGGACTACTTGTTATTCTTTTAGGTGTGACTCTTCCAATCATGTACCACTTTCTTGCTAACCTCCCAAGAACACACTTTTGCTGCTGCTATTACAGATCATACTCTTATGTGCTTAATGGAAACCTTTTCAGTGACTATTTCTTTATTTCAGAATTGAGGAATGACCAAAGAATTTCTTAGTGTATAATTTGGTAATTCTTTGGCAGTATACCAAATTTGTCTACAGTTATGATAAAACAGACAAGGTagagaaatgccccataaaagtgattcaaactaccacgagggcatgactctctctctctctgagcccttccgtgtgtctatccacatgtactgtactctttttcctcctaataaacactttacttgcttcactaaaaaaaaaaaaaaaaaaaaaaaaaggaagaaagagaggtcaTTTCGCTCACCCTGTCACATGCCTTCACATGTAACCAGCAGAACCCCGAATCCTCTTGTCTTTCTAGGGTCACAGTTGTACTCCCAGGGCTGGTTAGCATCACTACAGGCTCAGTGCTACAACCTGTGGCCTCTCTAAGGgctacaaaaatatttaatacgAAAATATGTTTATTGACTTACACACAAGAAAAgcacaatataaaaattaataattaatttaatatccATGACACTAtaccaattattattttttaaataaataaataaatttatttatttatttatttttggctgcgttgggtctttgttgctgcgcacaggcttttctctagttgcggcgagtggaggctactcttcgttgtggtacatgggcttctcgtggcggtggcttctcttgttgtggagcacgggctctaggcacacaggcttcagtagttgtggcacgtgggctcagtagttgtggctcgcgggctctagagcacaggctcagtagttgtggcgtatgggcttagttgctctgtggcatgtgggatctaacccatgttccctgtgctggcaggtggattcttaaccactgcgccacctggggaGTCCAAGACTTGGTGTGTCTTAATGTTCTTTGTGTTCCAGGACCTAGCACGGTGACTGGTACCCAGTAGGGGCTTATGTGGTGTTTgttattaaattagttaatatgaaTTAAAGAGtgtgaatggattttgtaatgCTACAACTGATAGGAACGTAAATTTTCAGGGATAGGAAAGAGAGGTTGGGGCTGGAAGGTGTGTCCAGGAAACTTTTAAATAGGCTTTCCAAAGGAATCGATTGACAAGACATATGAGACtaatgaggaaaggaaaagaaaaagatatgctTAGGTGACGGAGGATACCTGATTCATGACTCCCTGTCAGAGGGAAAGGTCCCTGTCCTTTTAGCCTAATTTGGCAATGCTATTCTGTGCCCCTACTGCATCTCCTTTTGCTCTTGGCAGGAGCCTTTGTTGGAAGAGATGGTGATGGTCCTGAGCCCCCTGTTTTTCGTCTTCATGCTGGGTCTGGGTCTGACCCCACTGACCCTGGCTCAGGATGACCACAGATACAGACGCTTCCTGTCCCAGCACTATGATCCCAAACCAAAGGGCCGGGATGACAGATACTGTGAAAGCATGATGAAGCGCCGAAAACTGATCAATCCGTGCAAAGACGTCAACACCTTTATTCATGGCAAAAAGAATGACATCAAGGCCGTCTGTGGAGATAGTAATGGAAAACCTTACAGAGACAATCTCAGAATAAGCAAGTCTCCCTTCC
Protein-coding regions in this window:
- the ANG gene encoding angiogenin, whose translation is MVMVLSPLFFVFMLGLGLTPLTLAQDDHRYRRFLSQHYDPKPKGRDDRYCESMMKRRKLINPCKDVNTFIHGKKNDIKAVCGDSNGKPYRDNLRISKSPFQVTTCKHKGGSLRPPCRYRATKAYRVIVIGCENGLPTHFEESFIPPSQ